From one Budorcas taxicolor isolate Tak-1 chromosome 21, Takin1.1, whole genome shotgun sequence genomic stretch:
- the LOC128066496 gene encoding heterogeneous nuclear ribonucleoproteins A2/B1-like produces MVLILKLLELARKASSSSAGSGGEVLQRCCFWSSGSSHYSARTSPVRVRPRRSLSSHSAAGNRAEATESAMEWKTVPLERKKREKEQFRKLFIGGLSFETTEESLRNYYEQWGKLTDCVVMRDPASKRSRGFGFVTFSSMAEVDAAIAARPHSIDGRVVEPKRAVAREESGKPGAHITVKKLFVGGIKEDTEEHHLRDYFEEYGKIDTIEIITDRQSGKKRGFGCVTFDDHDPVDKIVLQKYHTINGHNAEVRKALSRQEMQEVQSSRSGRGGNFGFGDSRGGGGNFGPGPGSNFRGGSDGYGSGRGFGDGYNGYGGGPGGNYGSGNYNDFGNYNQQPSNYGPMKSGNFGGSRNMGGPYGGGNYGPGGSGGSGGYGGRSRY; encoded by the exons ATGGTCCTGATTCTCAAGCTTCTGGAGTTGGCCAG AAAAGCCAGTAGCAGCAGCGCCGGGTCTGGAGGGGAGGTGCTCCAGCGGTGTTGTTTCTGGAGCAGCGGCAGTTCTCACTACAGCGCCAGGACGAGTCCGGTTCGTGTTCGTCCGCGGAGATCTCTCTCATCTCACTCGGCTGCGGGAAATCGGGCTGAAGCGACTGAGTCCGCGATGGAGTGGA AAACTGTTCCTttggagaggaaaaagagagaaaaggaacaatTCCGTAAACTCTTTATTGGTGGCTTGAGCTTTGAAACTACAGAAGAAAGTTTGAGGAACTACTACGAGCAATGGGGAAAACTTACAGATTGTGTGGTAATGAGGGATCCTGCAAGCAAAAGATCAAGAGGATTTGGTTTTGTGACTTTTTCTTCCATGGCTGAAGTTGACGCTGCCATAGCTGCAAGACCTCATTCAATTGATGGGAGAGTGGTTGAGCCAAAACGTGCTGTTGCAAGAGAGGAATCTGGAAAGCCAGGGGCTCATATAACTGTGAAGAAGCTGTTTGTTGGTGGAATTAAGGAAGATACTGAGGAACATCATCTTAGAGATTACTTTGAGGAATATGGAAAAATTGATACCATTGAGATAATTACTGACAGGCAGTCTGGAAAGAAAAGAGGCTTTGGATGTGTTACTTTTGATGACCATGATCCTGTGGATAAGATTGTGTTGCAAAAATACCATACTATCAATGGTCATAATGCAGAAGTAAGAAAGGCTTTGTCTAGACAAGAAATGCAAGAAGTCCAAAGTTCTAGAAGTGGAAGAGGAGGCAACTTTGGTTTTGGAGATTCTCGTGGTGGCGGTGGAAATTTTGGACCAGGACCAGGAAGTAACTTTAGAGGAGGATCTGATGGATATGGAAGTGGCCGTGGATTTGGGGATGGCTATAATGGGTATGGAGGAGGACCTGGAGGAAATTACGGGAGTGGAAATTACAATGATTTTGGAAATTATAACCAACAACCTTCTAACTATGGTCCAATGAAAAGTGGAAATTTTGGTGGTAGCAGGAACATGGGGGGACCATATGGTGGAGGAAACTATGGTCCAGGAGGCAGTGGAGGAAGTGGGGGTTATGGAGGGAGAAGCAGATACTGA